From the genome of Plectropomus leopardus isolate mb chromosome 13, YSFRI_Pleo_2.0, whole genome shotgun sequence, one region includes:
- the spry4 gene encoding protein sprouty homolog 4 produces MESRVPHHIPGVSSSLISQPLLDSRVPYGRLQHPLTIYPIDQIKSSHVENDYIDSPAVVSQQPPSQKSVNRRITWLGQNQEAFLGANQNHHHNHQHQHHQQGRCEPHPHQDTTTHPWISFSGRPSSISSSSSTSSDQRLLDHAAPNPTVDHHPNLHPHQGAVNTVTTRTPGCFPSSESKVLTSSSSASSCSSSSKSLDLKSAKMPVGGVCTTGGQQGSALIPSSPAEKKHLLLCEHCGKCRCTECTLPRTLPSCWVCNQECLCSAQSLVDTATCMCLVKGIFYHCTEDEDDEGSCADKPCSCSQANCCARWSFMAALSVVLPCLVCYLPATGLAKLGQKCYDNVSRPGCRCKNSQGGVSIPVCKNGGVEAKVGTLEKQQQGS; encoded by the coding sequence ATGGAGTCCAGGGTTCCCCACCACATACCCGGAGTTTCCTCCTCCCTTATATCCCAGCCCCTGCTGGACAGTCGAGTGCCCTACGGCCGCCTTCAGCACCCTCTAACCATCTACCCCATTGATCAGATAAAGTCCTCGCATGTGGAGAATGACTACATTGACAGCCCGGCCGTTGTCTCCCAGCAGCCCCCGAGCCAGAAGTCTGTAAACCGAAGAATCACCTGGCTTGGTCAGAACCAGGAGGCCTTTCTGGGGGCGAATCAGAACCATCATCACAACCACCAACACCAGCACCACCAGCAGGGCAGGTGCGAGCCCCACCCTCACCAGGATACCACCACCCACCCTTGGATTTCCTTCAGCGGGAGGCCCAGCTCTatcagcagtagcagcagcaccTCCTCTGATCAGAGGCTGCTGGACCATGCTGCGCCCAACCCAACGGTGGACCACCACCCAAACCTGCATCCCCACCAGGGTGCCGTCAACACAGTTACTACCCGAACTCCAGGCTGCTTCCCTTCCTCTGAATCAAAAGtcctcacctcctcttcctctgcttcctcctgctcctcctcctctaaaTCGCTAGACCTCAAGTCTGCAAAGATGCCAGTGGGAGGCGTGTGCACCACCGGAGGCCAGCAGGGGTCAGCGCTGATCCCTTCCTCCCCGGCCGAGAAGAAGCACCTCCTTCTCTGCGAGCACTGTGGGAAGTGCCGATGCACGGAGTGTACACTCCCCCGAACCCTACCCTCTTGCTGGGTCTGCAACCAGGAGTGCCTGTGCTCTGCCCAGAGCTTGGTGGATACAGCCACCTGCATGTGCCTGGTCAAAGGGATCTTCTACCACTGCACCGAGGACGAGGACGACGAGGGCTCCTGTGCTGACAAGCCTTGCTCGTGCTCCCAGGCCAACTGTTGCGCACGCTGGTCCTTCATGGCTGCCCTTTCAGTCGTCCTGCCTTGCCTGGTCTGCTATCTGCCGGCTACGGGCCTGGCCAAACTGGGACAGAAGTGTTACGACAATGTTAGCAGGCCCGGCTGTCGCTGCAAGAACTCACAGGGTGGCGTGAGCATCCCCGTGTGTAAAAATGGAGGGGTGGAAGCAAAAGTTGGGACACtagagaagcagcagcaggggtCATGA